A window of the Acidobacteriota bacterium genome harbors these coding sequences:
- the rplI gene encoding 50S ribosomal protein L9 encodes MEVILKEDVPKLGSRGDVVKVAEGYGRNYLLPRKLAIEASAGNKAVIEQMKQSAARRSEREKADAQAMAGKFADVVLHFRRKSGEKDHLFGSVTSPEIAEALAKQGLEVDRRKIQLTEAIKTLGEHTVMAKLHRDVPVTFKV; translated from the coding sequence ATGGAAGTGATCCTGAAAGAAGATGTTCCCAAGCTCGGCTCTCGCGGCGACGTGGTGAAAGTCGCCGAGGGCTACGGCCGCAACTATCTGCTGCCACGCAAGCTCGCCATCGAGGCGAGCGCCGGCAACAAAGCCGTGATCGAGCAGATGAAGCAGTCGGCAGCGCGCCGCTCCGAACGCGAGAAAGCGGACGCGCAGGCGATGGCCGGCAAGTTCGCCGACGTGGTGCTGCACTTCCGCCGCAAATCCGGCGAAAAAGACCACCTCTTCGGCTCCGTCACCTCGCCCGAGATCGCCGAGGCACTGGCGAAGCAGGGGCTCGAGGTCGACCGCCGCAAGATCCAGCTCACCGAAGCGATCAAGACGCTGGGCGAGCACACCGTCATGGCCAAGCTGCACCGCGACGTCCCTGTGACGTTCAAAGT